Proteins found in one Podarcis muralis chromosome 5, rPodMur119.hap1.1, whole genome shotgun sequence genomic segment:
- the BSND gene encoding barttin: MAEEKTFRHGLIVLGVFLVMIGMFIMSVDKPQIYITFCTLGALVIATGIIWSMCQCYPKIRVVSVDVESEKFLVKNTAASSVQNEIPEKNSSQTPYTNQKEAEVYEKSLPSYEQIQMKVAGAESVGVLSAPVPPVRAEGCTQPVVQAKAEVHRDSESDGDSCKDPMSQKDTTRLYCESEKFPNQAPLASFQEEADASSVESAANSPFLQRWENVSKPMSPTESQLRFKLPSYEDFALIDSLTAEGQGQNNERITAPNQSHCPIPAPRGDGALATVGPERLEHRATHNVEEDDMYYGIKEGAGDVPSSVRAVSEPKH; encoded by the exons ATGGCTGAAGAGAAAACTTTTCGCCATGGGCTCATCGTCTTGGGAGTTTTTCTGGTGATGATCGGAATGTTCATCATGAGTGTCGATAAGCCCCAGATCTACATCACTTTTTGTACCTTAGGGGCCTTAGTCATCGCTACAGGGATCATTTGGAGCATGTGTCAGTGCTACCCGAAG ATCAGAGTAGTTTCTGTTGACGTGGAGTCTGAGAAGTTTCTTGTAAAGAACACTGCTGCTTCATCTGTTCAAAATGAGATTCCCGAGAAGAACAG TTCCCAGACACCTTACACCAACCAGAAAGAAGCTGAAGTCTATGAGAAAAGCCTGCCGTCTTATGAACAGATCCAGATGAAAGTGGCAGGTGCAGAATCTGTGGGTGTTCTGTCTGCCCCAGTCCCACCGGTCAGGGCAGAAGGATGTACCCAGCCTGTTGTACAGGCCAAGGCAGAGGTCCACAGGGATTCAGAAAGCGATGGAGACTCCTGCAAGGACCCAATGTCCCAGAAGGACACTACAAGGTTGTACTG TGAATCGGAAAAGTTTCCTAACCAGGCGCCACTGGCTTCTTTCCAAGAGGAAGCTGACGCCTCTTCCGTGGAATCTGCAGCCAACAGTCCGTTTCTACAGAGGTGGGAAAATGTCTCAAAGCCTATGTCTCCAACAGAAAGCCAGCTCAGATTCAAGCTTCCTTCCTATGAAGATTTTGCCCTGATCGATTCCCTGACGGCGGAAGGTCAAGGTCAAAACAATGAAAGGATAACGGCACCTAACCAAAGCCATTGCCCTATTCCTGCCCCCAGAGGAGATGGGGCATTGGCTACAGTAGGGCCTGAACGACTGGAACACAGAGCTACGCATAATGTAGAAGAGGATGACATGTACTATGGAATAAAAGAGGGAGCAGGAGATGTCCCCTCATCGGTCCGTGCTGTCTCTGAACCAAAGCACTAA
- the TMEM61 gene encoding transmembrane protein 61 — protein MASGTLRHGVTITGAILLVTGTLCFAWWSDGEMGAAPSSSEPKIMPDGEVGPVASSSSSSSNAMLRSISFFCCGIGGLLLLFGLLWSANAGIISRRYQYHFSRDLHYSTVEPLEKQTCSTWDPSSIPSYEEALNCQPAEDTPNGTQPNSLKESRPPLYQVVDENDTRHASRRRSSSDSVLFRNILPRLESASWDDSSVACDTPPPSYESVRSCDG, from the exons atggcaaGTGGTACTTTGCGCCATGGAGTGACCATCACTGGAGCTATCCTGCTGGTGACGGGGACTCTCTGTTTTGCTTGGTGGAGTGATGGTGAGATGGGAGCCGCCCCATCTAGCAGTGAGCCAAAGATCATGCCTGATGGAGAGGTCGGACCAGTGGcaagctcttcttcctcctcatctAATGCAATGCTCAGGTCCATAAGCTTCTTCTGCTGTGGAATTGGcggtctcctcctcctttttggcCTTCTGTGGTCAGCCAATGCAGGGATAATTTCTCGCCGCTATCAGTACCATTTTTCAAGGGACCTTCATTACTCCACCGTGGAGCCTCTTGAGAAACAGACCTGCAG CACCTGGGATCCAAGCAGTATTCCCTCCTATGAAGAAGCCTTGAATTGCCAGCCTGCTGAAGACACCCCAAACGGCACACAGCCCAACAGCCTGAAGGAGAGCAGACCCCCCTTGTATCAAGTGGTGGACGAAAATGACACACGCCATGCCAGCCGTAGGCGCAGTTCCTCTGATAGCGTTTTGTTCCGGAATATTCTGCCAAGGCTGGAGTCAGCATCGTGGGACGACTCGAGCGTCGCCTGCGACACTCCGCCCCCTAGCTATGAGAGTGTTCGCTCGTGCGACGGATGA